In Streptomyces chartreusis, the following proteins share a genomic window:
- a CDS encoding response regulator: MPPEPASASTPATAGPTPIRILLADDHALVRRGVRLILDREPDLQVVAEAGDGAEAVEEARKQDIDLAILDIAMPRMTGLQATRELSALKPDLRILMLTMHDNEQYLFQALKAGACGYVLKSVADRDLVAACRAAMRNEPFLYPGAVTALIRNYLDRVRHGEEDADRLLTPREEEVLKLVAEGHSSKEIAEMLFISVKTVHRHRANLLHKLGLRDRLELTRYAIRSGLIEP; encoded by the coding sequence ATGCCTCCCGAACCCGCCTCGGCCTCGACGCCGGCGACCGCCGGCCCGACGCCGATCCGCATCCTCCTCGCCGACGACCACGCCCTCGTGCGCCGCGGTGTACGCCTCATCCTCGACCGGGAACCCGACCTCCAGGTCGTCGCCGAGGCCGGGGACGGAGCCGAGGCCGTCGAGGAGGCGCGCAAGCAGGACATCGACCTGGCCATCCTCGACATCGCCATGCCGCGCATGACCGGGCTCCAGGCCACCCGTGAGCTGAGCGCGCTCAAGCCGGACCTGCGCATCCTGATGCTGACGATGCACGACAACGAGCAGTACCTCTTCCAGGCGCTGAAGGCCGGGGCCTGCGGCTACGTGCTGAAGTCGGTGGCCGACCGCGACCTCGTCGCCGCCTGCCGGGCCGCGATGCGCAACGAGCCGTTCCTCTACCCCGGCGCGGTCACGGCCCTGATCCGCAACTACCTGGATCGCGTCCGGCACGGCGAGGAGGACGCCGATCGCCTCCTCACGCCCCGCGAGGAGGAGGTCCTCAAGCTCGTCGCCGAGGGCCACTCCTCCAAGGAGATCGCCGAGATGCTGTTCATCAGCGTCAAGACCGTGCATCGCCATCGCGCCAATCTGCTGCACAAACTCGGTCTGCGCGACCGGCTGGAACTGACCCGGTACGCCATCCGTTCCGGTCTTATCGAACCCTGA
- the secD gene encoding protein translocase subunit SecD, with product MKRRKNSLRARALLALTVIAASLAIALTTPVRLGLDLRGGTQITLETRSTATTEADREATDRTMEVLRGRIDALGVAEPTLVRSGDHRILVELPGVQDPKKAADVLGRTAQLTVHPVLGAAETPDDNTGPGPAKDQTLPDESGQPLRLKAAALTGQDVKGADARFDQQSGAGWHVTIDFTGDGRDAWADVTAQAACHPAGDPQRRVAIVLDNKIISSPQVDPSVGCGTGIPGGTTQITGSFDDAEARELALLISGGALPVPVETVEQRTVGATLGESAIEAAAWAAVIGTTLTALFIIAVYRLMGLLATAALLCYGLISYAALAALGATLTLPGLAGFVLAIGMAVDANVLVFERAREEYAARSRPSPRSALTAGFRGALSAIADSNITTLVAAGLLFVLASGPVRGFGVTLGIGVLASMISALVITRVLAEYAAGRPAVRRRPRLTGVADTGRVRDGLLRRNPFLMRRPRRWLAVSGALLVMAVSGVLVRGLDLGIDFTGGRLIEYSTTKAVDPDRAREALTDAGFPRAVVQSSGDTALTVRTENLTDTEAATVTDAIGGLGGETKKVRDELIGPSLGDELRRNAVIALALALGAQLLYLAVRFRWRFATAAVGALVHDVVILVGVFAWLGKPIDGVFLAALLTVIGYSVNDSVVLFDRIRELLARDRTTPLPRLTNQAILQTLPRTVNTGMGAAIILTALAVLADDTLTDFALALLVGLAVGTYSSVFTAAPLTLSLNPPARRRRPQEAH from the coding sequence TTGAAACGCCGGAAGAACTCCCTGCGCGCGCGTGCGCTGCTCGCCCTCACCGTGATCGCCGCATCGCTGGCCATCGCCCTCACGACACCCGTCCGCCTCGGACTCGACCTACGAGGCGGCACACAGATCACCCTCGAAACCCGCTCCACCGCCACCACCGAAGCCGACCGCGAGGCCACCGACCGCACGATGGAAGTGCTGCGGGGCCGTATCGACGCGCTGGGCGTCGCCGAACCGACCCTCGTCCGCTCGGGCGATCACCGCATCCTCGTCGAACTGCCGGGTGTACAGGACCCGAAGAAGGCAGCCGACGTCCTGGGCCGCACCGCCCAGCTCACGGTCCACCCGGTCCTCGGCGCGGCCGAGACCCCGGATGACAACACCGGTCCAGGGCCGGCCAAAGATCAGACCCTGCCGGACGAGTCCGGGCAGCCCTTGCGGCTCAAGGCCGCCGCCCTCACCGGACAGGACGTCAAGGGCGCCGACGCCCGCTTCGACCAACAGAGCGGCGCCGGCTGGCACGTCACCATCGACTTCACCGGCGACGGCCGCGACGCGTGGGCGGACGTGACCGCACAGGCCGCCTGCCACCCGGCGGGGGACCCGCAGCGCCGGGTCGCCATCGTCCTCGACAACAAGATCATCTCCTCGCCGCAGGTCGACCCGTCCGTCGGCTGCGGTACCGGCATCCCGGGCGGCACGACCCAGATCACCGGCTCCTTCGACGACGCCGAGGCCCGCGAACTCGCGCTGCTCATCTCCGGCGGCGCCCTGCCCGTACCGGTCGAGACCGTCGAACAGCGCACCGTGGGCGCCACCCTCGGCGAGTCGGCCATCGAGGCCGCGGCCTGGGCCGCCGTCATCGGCACGACCCTGACCGCGCTGTTCATCATCGCCGTCTACCGGCTCATGGGCCTGCTCGCGACCGCCGCCCTGCTCTGCTACGGCCTGATCTCCTACGCCGCCCTGGCCGCGCTCGGCGCCACCCTGACCCTGCCCGGGCTCGCCGGGTTCGTCCTGGCCATCGGCATGGCCGTGGACGCCAACGTCCTGGTCTTCGAACGGGCCCGAGAGGAGTACGCCGCCCGCAGCCGCCCCAGCCCGCGGTCGGCCCTGACGGCGGGATTCCGCGGCGCGCTGAGCGCGATCGCCGACTCCAACATCACCACGCTCGTCGCCGCCGGCCTGCTGTTCGTCCTGGCCTCAGGCCCGGTCCGCGGCTTCGGCGTCACCCTCGGCATCGGTGTCCTCGCCTCCATGATCAGCGCCCTGGTCATCACGCGGGTACTGGCCGAGTACGCGGCCGGACGGCCCGCGGTCCGCCGACGCCCGCGCCTCACCGGCGTCGCCGACACCGGACGGGTACGGGACGGACTGCTGCGCCGTAACCCGTTCCTGATGCGTCGTCCCCGCCGCTGGCTGGCCGTGTCGGGAGCCCTGCTCGTCATGGCCGTCTCGGGCGTCCTGGTCCGCGGCCTCGACCTCGGCATCGACTTCACCGGCGGCCGGCTCATCGAGTACTCCACGACCAAGGCCGTCGACCCCGACCGCGCACGCGAAGCCCTCACCGACGCCGGGTTCCCCCGCGCGGTCGTGCAGTCGTCCGGCGACACCGCCCTCACCGTGCGCACCGAGAACCTGACCGACACCGAGGCGGCCACCGTCACCGACGCCATCGGCGGACTCGGCGGTGAGACGAAGAAGGTCCGTGACGAGCTGATCGGCCCCAGCCTGGGCGACGAACTGCGCCGCAACGCGGTCATCGCCCTCGCTCTCGCACTGGGCGCCCAGCTGCTCTACCTGGCGGTCCGGTTCCGCTGGAGGTTCGCGACCGCGGCCGTCGGCGCGCTCGTGCACGACGTGGTGATCCTCGTCGGCGTCTTCGCCTGGCTGGGCAAGCCGATCGACGGGGTCTTCCTGGCCGCCCTGCTGACCGTCATCGGCTACTCGGTCAACGACTCGGTCGTCCTCTTCGACCGCATCCGCGAACTCCTCGCCCGCGACCGCACGACACCGCTGCCCCGCCTGACGAACCAGGCGATCCTCCAGACCCTGCCCCGCACGGTCAACACCGGCATGGGAGCCGCCATCATCCTCACCGCCCTGGCCGTCCTCGCCGACGACACCCTCACCGACTTCGCCCTGGCCCTGCTCGTCGGCCTGGCGGTCGGCACGTACTCATCCGTCTTCACCGCGGCCCCACTCACCCTCAGCCTGAATCCGCCCGCCCGGCGGCGTCGACCGCAGGAAGCGCACTGA